The Vitis riparia cultivar Riparia Gloire de Montpellier isolate 1030 chromosome 3, EGFV_Vit.rip_1.0, whole genome shotgun sequence genome includes a region encoding these proteins:
- the LOC117911754 gene encoding uncharacterized protein LOC117911754 isoform X1, with protein sequence MTALDFLEGADGVHVLGKVKDFLGVISEANKKLELDAKDDSGKDYDIEVLTGNESEYIEMDLMLGIADLQTPEAVAAAESSIAGFQPVAPLAGCSSGTESEDSSDYDDSDNDDDEDSDGDKNDDKNNNKACSVVKHKRSKSAHGDSSMEVPQKNGGSKKRPKIVELS encoded by the exons ATGACGGCATTAGATTTTCTAGAAGGTGCTGATGGTGTACACG TTCTGGGAAAAGTGAAAGATTTCCTAGGAGTCATATCAGAAGCTAATAAAAAGCTGGAGCTTGATGCAAAG GACGATTCCGGTAAGGACTATGATATTGAGGTGCTCACGGGGAATGAATCTGAATACATTGAAATG GATTTGATGCTGGGTATTGCTGATCTGCAGACTCCTGAGGCTGTGGCAGCAGCTGAATCTTCTATTGCAGGTTTTCAACCAGTGGCTCCTCTAGCTGGTTGCAGTAGTGGAACAGAATCTGAAGATAGCTCTGATTATGATGATAGTGATAATGACGATGATGAGGACAGCGATGGTGATAAAAATgatgacaaaaataataataaagcatGCTCTGTTGTGAAACATAAAAGATCAAAGTCTGCTCATGGGGATTCTTCCATGGAAGTGCCCCAAAAAAATGGGGGTTCAAAAAAGCGGCCAAAGATTGTTGAGCTCTCGTGA
- the LOC117911754 gene encoding uncharacterized protein LOC117911754 isoform X2 gives MTALDFLEVLGKVKDFLGVISEANKKLELDAKDDSGKDYDIEVLTGNESEYIEMDLMLGIADLQTPEAVAAAESSIAGFQPVAPLAGCSSGTESEDSSDYDDSDNDDDEDSDGDKNDDKNNNKACSVVKHKRSKSAHGDSSMEVPQKNGGSKKRPKIVELS, from the exons ATGACGGCATTAGATTTTCTAGAAG TTCTGGGAAAAGTGAAAGATTTCCTAGGAGTCATATCAGAAGCTAATAAAAAGCTGGAGCTTGATGCAAAG GACGATTCCGGTAAGGACTATGATATTGAGGTGCTCACGGGGAATGAATCTGAATACATTGAAATG GATTTGATGCTGGGTATTGCTGATCTGCAGACTCCTGAGGCTGTGGCAGCAGCTGAATCTTCTATTGCAGGTTTTCAACCAGTGGCTCCTCTAGCTGGTTGCAGTAGTGGAACAGAATCTGAAGATAGCTCTGATTATGATGATAGTGATAATGACGATGATGAGGACAGCGATGGTGATAAAAATgatgacaaaaataataataaagcatGCTCTGTTGTGAAACATAAAAGATCAAAGTCTGCTCATGGGGATTCTTCCATGGAAGTGCCCCAAAAAAATGGGGGTTCAAAAAAGCGGCCAAAGATTGTTGAGCTCTCGTGA
- the LOC117911801 gene encoding pathogenesis-related protein PRB1-2-like, with translation MDSSVLETLVIACVFLMLPSVFLAQNSPDDFVNAHNDVRGTVGLPCLVWNTTLQEYAQSYANKRSLDCLLRRSGAPGYGENLFIGTPNNYSARDAVNAWAAERPYYNYDTNTCMTGRVCGHYTQLVWNTTTSVGCARVPCVNGSVFMTCNYYLAGNVIGRRPY, from the coding sequence ATGGACTCATCAGTACTGGAAACCCTGGTCATTGCCTGCGTCTTCCTCATGCTACCAAGCGTTTTCCTAGCTCAGAACTCGCCGGACGACTTTGTGAACGCGCACAACGACGTGAGGGGCACGGTGGGGCTGCCATGTCTGGTTTGGAACACCACTCTGCAGGAGTATGCCCAGTCATATGCGAATAAGCGGAGTTTGGACTGCCTACTTAGGCGGTCTGGCGCTCCAGGTTACGGGGAAAACTTGTTTATTGGTACACCGAACAACTACAGCGCCCGGGATGCTGTAAACGCATGGGCTGCCGAGAGGCCGTACTACAACTACGACACCAACACATGTATGACGGGGCGGGTTTGTGGGCATTACACTCAACTAGTCTGGAACACAACAACTAGTGTGGGGTGTGCGAGGGTGCCATGCGTGAATGGCTCGGTTTTCATGACCTGCAACTATTATCTTGCTGGTAATGTGATAGGGCGGCGCCCATATTAG